The window AACGTCTTGTCGCATTCAAAATCAAGTCTAACCGTTTTTCCAACTTACGCAACTCATGATGGGAGCCTGAAGAATTAGTAAAGATTTCAACCCCATCCAACGACATCGCAATATGCGGGGACTGTGGCGTAAACAGCTCCTCACATGTCTCTACACCAATACAAGTATCCAAAGTCTCAATCACAGCATCACCAAACCGCACATACTTCTGTCCAGTAATCTTTTGTATCGCTGGAGgcaaaagaaaatcatcaacaacccTAGGTTTCATCCAAGGCGTAAAATACCTCATCTCACGATAATTACCATCATTAGCCAGCCACAACTTGGGTCTAATAAACAAAATCTTCCCATCAAAAGACAAAACACGACAATTATAACGGCTATTTTTATGAATAATAGGCATACCAATATCTAAAAGTATCCCATGACTTTCCTTATCACCAATAATCTGACCATACATGTCCCATGAGTGCAAATATAAATCATTCTCGATAAAATGGTCCAAACAACCATATCCAGTGATCTCCAATTCCGGCCCAACCCTCAATTTTGCATTCTTCGATTTGGCAATCTTAATAGATTCAACAATTCGATCTCTATTCCCTTCAAAATCTAAAGCCCATTGATTTAAATTGCAAGTAGCTAAAGTAATCAAATGTGCCATCTcctccaaaaacaaaaaccccTCCTTGAATCACTTATACGAACctacctatatatatttataatgTCACCAATCCAATCTTAAAATTCTACGAAAAATACTCTGTAAAACGTCTTTTCATGAATATGATCTCTGTCTATCAACGTATCTCCCATATGTTTCTAACTTGTTAACGAGCCATACCGTTTACACTTTACATGTTAGGGACTAAAATGGGCTActtttatattcatatcGTGCATGGTGACTTTAAAGAGGATCGTCATTATTACcctctatatatactaatGCTGGGATAGTATAGCTGTGTTTCAAGGTCAATTCAAGTGAAAGATGTACTATCGTGGTTAACATGTGTTTAGTATTTAATATAGACGTTAGTTTAAGTGTTGTTTATGCGCACATAGTCAGGAAAATACGCCgattttcttttgaagaagtaatTTTGGTTGGGATCGCAATCTCTAAGCGATAGTAAGATAGGATATGATGAAAGAACGCCACTTGGTTATCGCAAATAGCATGTATTATATGGAGGGTCAATCCAAAAATTGTGGTGGGATTTCGGATGTGTGTCATGTTAGTGTCAGCTCGGATTATCGGGACattgaattttcaaaagaatgGATTTCCAATGGATTATTCGTTTTTTCGTTGGAGACTCATGCAGGAGGCTAGAGCGTCAGATATTCCTATAGGATTCTATCATTAACCAGTTAATGGACTGCTTTTTCTACCGTCGTGGGCGGGAAATTATTTGGGTTTCTAAAAGTCTTTGTAGACTTAGTAGACAGATCATTAAAATCTGACCTGCTAGTGATTTTATCAGAGGGCGAGGaacagaagcagaaaagTTGGATTAAGTTCAGCAGCAGTTGAAATTGATTTTAGAAGGTCGTATAATCCTCTAAAAAATTCGCCAGCTTCAGTTGGGAATATTTTCGTTGGTAGGTTGTTACCGCTTGTTTGATGTCGTAATCAATGTTGCCGGAAGCAGAGTGAAAAGCAAGCTATCGATGGAGTCAAAACTTTCGTGAAATCAATGAGTGCAACTAAATAAGAATCATTTGTTTCTTGGGCTGCTTGAGTTGGCAACGGCTTGCTGTATTTATTTGGCAGCATTCAAACTACCAGTCAGGGTCAGTTGGCTAGGGAGAGTGACACTCGTTGGATTGGTTGGTTGACATTGGATTTTTTATGCTTTTTGTAGAAAATAAATCAACGCTTAGCAATTAAATCTCTTTCCCTTTCATTTTTAACACGTTACTGCACATCAGCAGAACGTATGTATGGTGACGAGGGCCCCTTGTTCATATTAATGTGCTAATCCACCTCTTCgtaatatttcaatttttttttcaaataaagtCCATGATCCAAACGGCTATCAATGAAAAGTGCTTACATAAAGTGTTTGGCTGTCACATAAGATCAACATATGATTGGAATGATTATTAATGGTCTGACTATATAATAGTATTTCTCAGTAAAATAATCTCGTATTATGGTAAGATCTATCATCTCTTGTGTTGGATGAGATCAACCACCGTAAACTCCTTGGAACACCTTTCTGATGTGCTTTAGAGTGTAGTTCTCAGTTAAACACAACTGTAGTAGTATCCTACTTTTCTCTGGATTCAAATACCCAGATGCTATTAAGTGGGAATTTGGATCTGATGGTGGGGAAGGAAGACTTGCTACTGGAACCATCCCATCCATTGAACGTTTGGAATATACTACGGGTATTCCTAAATCGTAACATACTTTGTTAACTGAATCAGGCAGCGACCCCGATCCCATCGTGGCTATGACAATTCCTTTATAATCAGACACAACAGATTTAATTAAATTCGGAGAAAATGACTGGTGAGCATAAAGGATAACAACAGGTGCTAGGTTTAAAGAAAGCTGGTCTGGCTTAATGCAAAGCTTAAATTTGCAGCACCCTAGTGGCTTCACAGGAGggtaataaaaatgaatcTCATTATTCACAAAGTTTCCCAAATACCCCTGCCTTACGTTGAACGAATCTAAAGTGTTTgcatttgtttttgtaatATAGTATCCAGCGGATATTTGATCATTTAACGATACAAGAACACCACGTTGCCGCGATTCTGCATTGGCAGCGATACAAATGGCCTGATACAAATTCATTGGACCGTCTGCGGACACGCTAGTAGAAGGTCTCATAGAGccaacaaatacaattGGAACATTACCACAGTCGATTGTGCTTTCCACGAAGAAAGCAGTTTCAGACAAAGTATCGGTACCATGCGTAATGACAATACCATTAAATCTTTGCAAGGAATCAGAGATTGCACgatatatcttcaacataGCCACTTCGTCAATCTCTTTAGAATCCACATTACATAGTTGTTCATACTCAATTTGGCAAACGTTTGAAATGTCTGGGATGGCTGCTAACAAGTCCTGAATAGTCAAGTCGATATGATATCCTGCAGTTTGGTATCCAAACACACCTTTAGATGCAATAGTCCCTCCTGTACCtagaattttgatttttggTAGACATTTTGACTTGATGGGCTGCGTGTTCGAGGATTCACTTGAATTAGCGCTATTCGACTTCGTCAAAGATGTAGTCCGTAGATTATCCATAGGATCATCGGTATGGGGCTGGATGATAAActgagaagaagaaagctCCGGGTTAATCGTTTTGATCTCCAAATCAGAATTAGGCATTATCcaacaatatattaagCCCCTAATGCTACACTTATGTATGTTTGTAGCCTCTGTTAAATTGTTCTGTCCCTTCGAGAAAGTGACTCGCACAGTTGAACTTTTTACTTGTTCGCTGGTGtattttagaatttttaaatGGATAACGTTTGAAATAGCGTTGAAAAATTCCGAAGTCAAggtcatatatattacagaCTGCAGGAGGGGGAATCGACATcacattttcaatattgcCTCGACAGCAGTACTTACTTGTACAGAATTTGATTACTTTATACAGACTTCTCGATGAGATGGGTAAAAAGGGGCATTTCTAAGAAATTTTACAAATTTAGATTTCATAACTTTTGATAGACTGTTGAATTTCCTATGTTGAAAACAACCATTATGATAATATTGTGATATAATCTATGGCATAAGGATTGTTATAATATTACGCCAATGGGGGATGGGATATGATAAAAAACTCACAATTCTTTTGAGCAAACCGCAGAAGAAGTAAAGACAAAAATGAACAAAAACCATTTTTGTGATATACGGTATATGATCACGGATCATGGAAGGATTTATGACTACCATAATCTTGGGGCATCAGACCAATCTGAGTACCTGCGTTTTTCCCAATAGTTTTTATGGCCTGTAATAGATAACCACTCAGTTCCAGactttctaaaatatttagGGGCTATATCTTGGCCCATGGTACGTCGTTCACGTTGCATTCGTTCAAGTTTTAGTTTTAGCTCTTCAGCTGTATCAACATCTCCCGCTTCGTATAGTCTCAAGTCGGGCCTCAATCTAGAATCGGTAGGTGGTAATTTCCCCTCCTCTAATTCTGTTATCTCATTCAAGTTTGCAGTGAATTTTGTAAAGCCAAACTTTTTTGGAGCTTCTGGCACGAGTTCATTGACTTCCCAAACAATCTCCCCTGTAGCATCATTAACAAGTTGCTTTGTCCATTGTCCCTTTAGATTACCAGATAATTTTTTGTCGTTGTCATACAAGGTTATAGTTAAATCTTCAGATCTGCTGCTAAACAAACCACTATGTTTAAACGCTATGACGGCTTTATAGCCTTCCGAAGATGTAACTTCAAACTGATTGGTTGGTTCAAGATACCTCTCTCCAGcgatgatattttttagTATCATGGAAGGTTGCGTCCACTTGAATTTCTCACCTGTATGTCTCATAACTAAATTTATAGTTCCTTCGTTGGTGAACTCCAAAGACTTGCCCCAAAACTTTTGAGTAGGTGAAATCGTATAACTGCAGACCCAATCTTTGTTCTCTACATGGAATGCAAATATTTGTGGCTTGTGAGAGACTTTTTCGCTGATGAGTTTATAACCCATGTCTTCACGAACTAATTCATATGTTTCGCCAAGTAACGGATTAAGCGGTTTTCTCATTGATCTTGCCTTTTCCCTATAGACAGACAAGTAAGATGTAGCAAATGATGCCACCAATCCTAGCCTGGCTACCGGATCTTCAGTTGTAACAGCTTTGTTCAAAAGTCCAGCATATTCAAAGGTTTCTGCAAGCAGTTGTAAAACTGTGATGGGTTCATTAGAAGACATTGGCATAGAGATAGAGTTAAGATCTTTACCAACATTCTTCCGTAAAAATGATAACAAACTTGGAGGAGTAGTAGTAGGCTTTTCTATATCGTCACGACGTTTAACTTTCAAAGCTATTGGAAGTGGATACATATCAACAGGACCTAAAGAAGACTCTCCTCCTGATGACTGAATAGTCTCCATCGTTTCAGAATGCAATGAATTCATTTTATCAATGATTCTGTCTTTAGAGATCATATTTGGAACTTCAGAACCAGCAGACATGTTTAACTCAAGGCCATCGATTCCCTCTTCGTCATCCAACATGATAACCGCTTTTTCATCGTCCAATGCATCATAAAACTCTTCAGAAAAGATAGAAGCCGCCGAAGACTTTGTTGTAGTGGCTATTTTATCCATAAGTTTGCAGCCAGGCAGAGAAGTGAACAGTGGGGATGTGAATATTAGCCGCGATTTTAGAGATATATTGGCTAGGAGGCTTTCCAACTCAGACAACTTCTTATACAAATCGGTTTCCCCTTTCAGCTCATTTATTGGGAAAGGTATTACAGAAGAATAAGCATTAgagtttgaagttgttgatttggAAGTCTTTCGTACAGGGCCATTATTGTTAGGCTCATCAAAGGCAGAACTATTTTTAGCTAAAATGGTAGGTCCTTTAGCCGACGATAGAGAAGAACTTCTGGACGTTGATCTAGTTTGCGGTGTTGGTGGCTTTAAATATGCCTTATCAATGAGTTGAGATTGTGATAAAGCGTATTGGTTTTTACATTCCTCAGCTTTGGAATGAGCTATCTGCAATTCTGCCAATAAACTTTGGGCTAAACTCTCCAGCGTTTCCGTTTCAGAGTATTTCCTATTGTTCTGGTTATCGGAATTTGCTTTGTAGCATGATTCAAGTGCTTCGACCCATGTTTCCCATTCTAGAGAATCTCTAGCCTTTAAAGCCCATATTTCCATGCCTGAGTCAATTACAATCAGTCTAGTCTTTTTGTTCGCACTTACCGTAGACAATGTAATTACTATTTCGCCTCTGCACACAGAATTCCATTCGCTCAGATAGTATGACAATGTACCATATTTCAGATCTAACTTAAAAAATCTCTTTGTAAAGCCTTGCAATTTCTTTCTACGTCGTTTCAAGAGAAAGCCTTGGAGTATTCTCCCTTGCTTCAAACGAAACATCTCCTTTCCTGAAATTGACTGAGAGCTTGGATTTAGATTCGAATTATTCATGTTTGAAATCGATAAAACGTTATCGACCTGCATCACTTCATC is drawn from Eremothecium cymbalariae DBVPG#7215 chromosome 8, complete sequence and contains these coding sequences:
- the ASP1 gene encoding asparaginase ASP1 (similar to Ashbya gossypii AGR357W) codes for the protein MTLTSEFFNAISNVIHLKILKYTSEQVKSSTVRVTFSKGQNNLTEATNIHKCSIRGLIYCWIMPNSDLEIKTINPELSSSQFIIQPHTDDPMDNLRTTSLTKSNSANSSESSNTQPIKSKCLPKIKILGTGGTIASKGVFGYQTAGYHIDLTIQDLLAAIPDISNVCQIEYEQLCNVDSKEIDEVAMLKIYRAISDSLQRFNGIVITHGTDTLSETAFFVESTIDCGNVPIVFVGSMRPSTSVSADGPMNLYQAICIAANAESRQRGVLVSLNDQISAGYYITKTNANTLDSFNVRQGYLGNFVNNEIHFYYPPVKPLGCCKFKLCIKPDQLSLNLAPVVILYAHQSFSPNLIKSVVSDYKGIVIATMGSGSLPDSVNKVCYDLGIPVVYSKRSMDGMVPVASLPSPPSDPNSHLIASGYLNPEKSRILLQLCLTENYTLKHIRKVFQGVYGG
- the OSH3 gene encoding oxysterol-binding protein related protein OSH3 (similar to Ashbya gossypii AGR356W) produces the protein METIDIQNKSFVVRWLKVKRGDTIAYQIKPLKKSICLGIYKKLTDTGIPATLSNRGSPSRHVNSVSSSQNAEMPQVHIESDDRNLMVEFRNRAFSMSSSSLAKDDADEANAGVLPNPELQTRLDQSGLTKVSWIGNVQGNEIYQGTMTIEDDAEDLYYAFILDNTISKKVKKKVLFSASVVHHSQLCDNESVFSQDEVMQVDNVLSISNMNNSNLNPSSQSISGKEMFRLKQGRILQGFLLKRRRKKLQGFTKRFFKLDLKYGTLSYYLSEWNSVCRGEIVITLSTVSANKKTRLIVIDSGMEIWALKARDSLEWETWVEALESCYKANSDNQNNRKYSETETLESLAQSLLAELQIAHSKAEECKNQYALSQSQLIDKAYLKPPTPQTRSTSRSSSLSSAKGPTILAKNSSAFDEPNNNGPVRKTSKSTTSNSNAYSSVIPFPINELKGETDLYKKLSELESLLANISLKSRLIFTSPLFTSLPGCKLMDKIATTTKSSAASIFSEEFYDALDDEKAVIMLDDEEGIDGLELNMSAGSEVPNMISKDRIIDKMNSLHSETMETIQSSGGESSLGPVDMYPLPIALKVKRRDDIEKPTTTPPSLLSFLRKNVGKDLNSISMPMSSNEPITVLQLLAETFEYAGLLNKAVTTEDPVARLGLVASFATSYLSVYREKARSMRKPLNPLLGETYELVREDMGYKLISEKVSHKPQIFAFHVENKDWVCSYTISPTQKFWGKSLEFTNEGTINLVMRHTGEKFKWTQPSMILKNIIAGERYLEPTNQFEVTSSEGYKAVIAFKHSGLFSSRSEDLTITLYDNDKKLSGNLKGQWTKQLVNDATGEIVWEVNELVPEAPKKFGFTKFTANLNEITELEEGKLPPTDSRLRPDLRLYEAGDVDTAEELKLKLERMQRERRTMGQDIAPKYFRKSGTEWLSITGHKNYWEKRRYSDWSDAPRLW